From the Diceros bicornis minor isolate mBicDic1 chromosome 19, mDicBic1.mat.cur, whole genome shotgun sequence genome, one window contains:
- the MAFB gene encoding transcription factor MafB, whose protein sequence is MAAELSMGPELPTSPLAMEYVNDFDLLKFDVKKEPLGRAERPGRPCTRLQPAGSVSSTPLSTPCSSVPSSPSFSPTEQKTHLEDLYWMASNYQQMNPEALNLTPEDAVEALIGSHPVPQPLQSFDGFRGAHHHHHHHHPHPHHAYPGAGVAHDELGPHAHPHHHHHHQPSPPPSSAASPAQQLPTSHPGPGPHAAAAATAAGGSGSVEDRFSDDQLVSMSVRELNRHLRGFTKDEVIRLKQKRRTLKNRGYAQSCRYKRVQQKHHLENEKTQLIQQVEQLKQEVSRLARERDAYKVKCEKLANSGFREAGSTSDNPSSPEFFL, encoded by the coding sequence ATGGCCGCGGAGCTGAGCATGGGGCCCGAGCTGCCCACCAGCCCGCTGGCCATGGAGTACGTCAACGACTTCGACCTGCTCAAGTTCGACGTAAAGAAAGAGCCGCTGGGGCGCGCCGAGCgcccgggccggccctgcacgCGCCTGCAGCCAGCCGGCTCGGTGTCGTCCACACCGCTCAGCACGCCATGTAGCTCGGTGCCCTCGTCGCCCAGCTTCAGCCCAACCGAACAGAAGACCCACCTGGAGGACCTGTACTGGATGGCGAGCAACTACCAGCAGATGAACCCCGAGGCGCTCAACCTGACGCCTGAGGACGCGGTGGAGGCGCTCATCGGCTCGCACCCAGTGCCACAGCCGTTGCAGAGCTTCGACGGCTTCCGTGGCGcgcaccaccaccatcaccaccaccacccacaccCGCACCACGCGTACCCAGGCGCCGGCGTGGCCCACGACGAGCTGGGCCCGCACGCGCACccgcaccatcaccaccatcaccaaccGTCGCCGCCACCGTCCAGTGCGGCCAGCCCCGCGCAGCAGCTGCCCACCAGCCACCCGGGGCCTGGGCCGCACGCAGCGGCCGCGGCGACAGCGGCCGGCGGTAGCGGCAGCGTGGAGGACCGCTTCTCTGACGACCAGCTCGTGTCCATGTCCGTGCGCGAGCTGAACCGCCACCTACGGGGCTTCACCAAGGACGAGGTGATCCGCCTGAAGCAGAAGCGGCGGACCCTGAAGAACCGGGGCTACGCCCAGTCGTGCAGGTATAAACGCGTCCAGCAGAAACACCACCTGGAGAATGAGAAGACACAGCTCATTCAGCAGGTGGAGCAGCTTAAGCAGGAGGTGTCCCGGCTGGCCCGCGAAAGAGACGCCTACAAGGTCAAGTGCGAGAAACTCGCCAACTCCGGCTTCAGGGAGGCGGGCTCCACTAGCGACAACCCCTCCTCTCCCGAGTTCTTTCTGTGA